The Brevibacillus brevis genome contains a region encoding:
- the mglC gene encoding galactose/methyl galactoside ABC transporter permease MglC: MSQLSAKQVQGFVTQNAIYIVLVLLIAGIAIYDPNFLSITTLRDILVQSSTRAIIALGAAFVLITGGTDLSAGRVVGLTAVISASMLQSQDYPRRFFPDLPDLPLLIPILIAIAAGLLVGLINGIIVSRFSVPPFIATLGMMVIVYGFNSIYFDMEPNQSQPIAGLRSDFNQLGTGYIGPSGPYSIPYIVIIAIMVAFIVWVIFNKTRLGKNMYAIGGNMQAATVSGINVAFNLMIIYAIAGALYGLGGVLEAARTGGATNNYGNMYELDAIAACVVGGVSTSGGIGTVPGVLAGVLIFGVINYGLTFIGVSPYWQLIIKGLIIVAAVAFDIRKYLAKK; encoded by the coding sequence ATGTCTCAGTTGTCTGCTAAACAGGTGCAAGGCTTTGTTACGCAAAACGCCATCTATATCGTTCTGGTTTTGTTGATCGCGGGAATTGCGATTTACGACCCTAATTTTCTTTCCATTACAACGCTTCGGGATATTTTGGTGCAATCCTCCACTCGCGCTATTATTGCCTTGGGTGCTGCGTTTGTTCTTATTACAGGCGGAACGGATCTTTCCGCGGGGCGAGTGGTCGGATTGACGGCTGTCATCTCTGCCTCAATGCTGCAAAGCCAAGACTATCCGCGGAGGTTTTTCCCGGATTTACCCGATTTGCCGTTGCTTATCCCCATTCTCATCGCAATCGCTGCGGGCTTGCTGGTTGGTCTGATCAACGGCATTATTGTGTCTCGTTTTAGTGTGCCACCTTTTATCGCTACGTTGGGCATGATGGTCATTGTATACGGGTTCAACTCCATCTATTTTGATATGGAGCCCAATCAATCGCAGCCAATCGCTGGACTGCGGAGTGACTTCAATCAGCTTGGGACAGGGTACATCGGCCCGAGTGGCCCGTATTCGATTCCGTATATTGTCATCATTGCGATCATGGTTGCCTTCATCGTCTGGGTAATCTTCAACAAAACACGGCTTGGTAAAAACATGTACGCCATCGGAGGCAACATGCAGGCCGCAACTGTTTCCGGGATCAACGTCGCTTTCAACCTCATGATTATCTATGCCATTGCTGGTGCCCTGTATGGACTCGGAGGAGTTCTGGAGGCAGCCCGGACAGGTGGCGCGACGAACAACTACGGCAACATGTACGAGCTGGACGCCATTGCAGCCTGTGTGGTAGGGGGAGTCTCGACGTCTGGCGGAATTGGTACCGTTCCAGGTGTGCTTGCGGGTGTCCTTATTTTTGGCGTCATCAACTACGGACTTACGTTTATCGGAGTCAGCCCGTATTGGCAGCTCATCATCAAAGGACTCATCATTGTGGCAGCCGTTGCTTTTGACATTCGCAAATACTTGGCGAAAAAATAA
- a CDS encoding sugar ABC transporter ATP-binding protein → MAQHAFLLEMNHIHKEFPGVKALDDVTLKVRPGTVHALMGENGAGKSTLMKCLFGIYRPDAGEILLNNEQVTMSSSKDALAHGISMIHQELHPVPFRNVMENIWLGRFPVKRIGPFPFVDETRMLADTKKLFADLGMDLNPHAVVRDLSVSKVQSLEIAKAVSYQSKVIIMDEPTSSLTGNEVEQLFAIIRELKSRGVAIIYISHKMEEILRIADDVTIMRDGKLIGTWRAAELTTDLIISKMVGRDLTQRFPSRSNSPGEPILKVEGLSSPFSQSFQHVSFELRKGEILGVGGLVGAQRTELIEALFGLRAVSAGKVSINGQEVRIKSPKDAKKHKMALLTEERRVTGIIPVLSILENTVIANLASYQTPFLLLNERKRRADVSRSIEMLRVKTPSMKALIKNLSGGNQQKVLLARWLLTDPDILLLDEPTRGVDVGAKYEIYTIIAELASQGKGIIMISSEMPELLGMSDRIMVMCEGRLSGFLSGTAATEEEIMRLATKHLA, encoded by the coding sequence ATGGCTCAGCATGCATTTTTGTTGGAAATGAACCACATTCATAAAGAATTTCCAGGGGTCAAGGCACTCGACGATGTCACGCTAAAAGTCCGTCCCGGAACTGTTCATGCACTGATGGGAGAGAATGGGGCAGGCAAATCGACCCTGATGAAGTGTCTCTTCGGAATATATCGACCAGATGCGGGAGAAATCCTGCTAAACAATGAGCAGGTGACGATGAGCAGCTCAAAGGACGCGCTGGCCCATGGCATCTCCATGATTCATCAAGAGCTGCATCCGGTGCCCTTTCGCAATGTCATGGAAAACATTTGGCTAGGTCGTTTTCCGGTCAAAAGAATCGGTCCTTTTCCGTTTGTGGATGAGACAAGAATGCTCGCGGATACGAAGAAGCTGTTTGCTGATCTGGGAATGGATTTGAATCCGCACGCTGTTGTCCGTGATTTGTCTGTATCCAAGGTACAGTCGCTTGAAATAGCCAAAGCTGTTTCCTACCAATCCAAAGTGATTATTATGGACGAACCGACGTCTTCACTGACGGGAAACGAGGTGGAGCAGCTATTTGCGATCATCCGCGAACTGAAGAGCAGAGGTGTCGCCATCATCTATATTTCGCACAAGATGGAAGAAATTTTACGGATTGCGGATGACGTGACGATCATGCGCGATGGCAAGCTCATTGGAACATGGCGGGCAGCCGAGCTGACGACAGACCTGATCATCTCGAAAATGGTTGGACGGGACCTGACGCAGCGTTTCCCGAGTCGATCGAATTCGCCAGGGGAACCGATTTTAAAGGTAGAAGGACTGAGCTCTCCATTTTCCCAGTCATTTCAGCACGTGTCGTTTGAATTGCGCAAAGGCGAAATCTTGGGCGTAGGCGGTCTCGTGGGCGCACAACGAACAGAGCTGATTGAGGCATTGTTTGGATTGCGCGCAGTGTCAGCAGGAAAAGTGTCGATCAACGGTCAGGAGGTGCGGATCAAATCACCGAAGGATGCGAAGAAGCACAAAATGGCGCTCTTGACGGAGGAGCGGCGAGTCACTGGCATCATTCCTGTCTTATCGATTCTGGAAAATACGGTCATCGCGAATTTGGCCAGTTACCAAACACCTTTTCTGCTCCTCAATGAGCGCAAGCGAAGAGCGGATGTCAGCCGAAGCATCGAGATGCTCCGCGTCAAGACTCCCTCTATGAAAGCCTTGATCAAAAACCTGTCAGGGGGCAATCAGCAAAAGGTTCTGTTGGCGAGGTGGCTTTTGACTGATCCGGATATTTTATTGCTGGACGAACCTACGCGTGGAGTCGATGTTGGCGCCAAATACGAAATCTATACCATCATCGCGGAACTGGCGAGTCAAGGAAAAGGGATCATTATGATTTCCTCGGAAATGCCAGAGTTGCTTGGAATGTCAGATCGAATCATGGTCATGTGCGAGGGTAGGCTCTCCGGTTTTTTGTCGGGTACAGCGGCAACCGAAGAAGAGATTATGCGGCTGGCTACCAAACATCTTGCATGA
- a CDS encoding galactose ABC transporter substrate-binding protein translates to MRKLIATTLVAAVTLSVVGCSQSGGSQPAASGGGSSPAGNPKIGVAIYKFDDTFMTGVRNAISKAAEGKAEVDIVDSQNAQPTQNDKVDLFINKKVNALAINPVDRTAAGVLIDKAKQANIPVVFFNREPMPEDMQKWDKVYYVGAKAEESGTISGELIVDYWKANPEADKNKDGVLQYVMLKGEPGHQDAELRTKFSVKAIEDAGIKVEKVAEDTAMWDRVKGQEKMAAFLAASGDKIEAVLANNDDMALGAIEALKASGYFANGKYMPVVGVDATAPALKELEAGTLLGTVLNDANNQGKATLSIAASLAKGETPTKDSTGFDITDGKYVWVPYKKITKENMNDAK, encoded by the coding sequence CTCGGTGGTTGGATGCTCACAATCTGGCGGTTCGCAGCCGGCAGCGTCCGGGGGAGGCTCGTCTCCTGCGGGGAATCCCAAAATCGGAGTCGCCATCTACAAGTTCGATGATACGTTCATGACAGGAGTGCGCAATGCGATTTCGAAAGCCGCAGAAGGCAAAGCGGAAGTGGACATTGTAGACAGCCAAAATGCCCAGCCTACGCAAAATGACAAAGTGGATTTGTTCATTAACAAAAAGGTAAATGCCCTCGCCATCAATCCGGTGGATCGCACAGCTGCTGGCGTCCTTATCGACAAGGCGAAACAAGCCAATATTCCCGTCGTCTTCTTCAACCGTGAGCCGATGCCAGAGGATATGCAGAAGTGGGATAAGGTTTACTACGTGGGAGCAAAAGCGGAGGAATCCGGCACAATCTCCGGCGAGCTGATCGTCGATTACTGGAAGGCAAATCCGGAAGCAGATAAAAACAAGGATGGTGTCCTCCAATATGTCATGTTAAAAGGCGAGCCAGGGCATCAGGATGCTGAGCTGCGGACGAAGTTTTCGGTGAAGGCGATTGAAGATGCAGGGATTAAAGTAGAGAAGGTCGCGGAAGATACGGCCATGTGGGATCGCGTAAAAGGGCAGGAAAAGATGGCAGCCTTCCTCGCAGCTTCCGGTGACAAGATCGAAGCCGTTCTTGCCAACAACGACGATATGGCACTGGGGGCAATCGAAGCGCTGAAGGCATCTGGCTATTTTGCGAATGGCAAGTACATGCCTGTTGTTGGCGTGGACGCCACAGCACCTGCGTTGAAGGAGTTGGAGGCGGGAACCTTGCTCGGAACGGTCCTCAACGATGCGAATAACCAAGGAAAAGCCACCCTTAGCATCGCGGCGTCTTTGGCGAAGGGTGAAACGCCAACGAAAGATTCTACAGGCTTTGACATTACGGATGGGAAGTACGTGTGGGTGCCCTACAAAAAAATCACCAAGGAAAACATGAACGACGCGAAATAA